A single genomic interval of Candidatus Poribacteria bacterium harbors:
- a CDS encoding long-chain fatty acid--CoA ligase — translation MHGLMMNYPLTLAQILEHAHRVHGSKRVTTLLPDQTFHRYNYSELYERVNRLANAIAQLEVIQPGDRVGTYASNTYQHLELYYAIPCIGAVLHPLNVRLTAVQLARIVSEAKDRVIFVDGAFAEEFEELRAEIECNRVIHFNSDARHPGIAYEQLLSEAEPVYSWNIRDENWAMGLCYTSGTQGEPRGVLYTHRSMFLHTLAVNQADVFGLTETDVVMPLVPMFHAMAWGLPYAAMFAGADIVLPSAKPVCLADLIAETGVTVAAGVPTIWAKVYPELLKRKQDISTLRRLIVGGEAMPPTLIEAYEKNLGVEVCHAWGMTEMSPTGTFSKLRGVHQNLSDAEKWRIKAKQGRPIPGVELRLAAETSNGFTKLPWNGEVVGELQARSPWTASRYYNIQPTTEHFTADGWLRTGDVATIDVDGYVQIVDRAKALIRSGGESISSIALETSLLKHPSVLEAAVIGVPDEKWGERPFAIIVLTQWADENISEDLTQHLSVEFPKFWIPDRFVVVDEIPKTSVGKSDKRAILEMFVSTGNRGAQVPGIAKPVARNEVEGDS, via the coding sequence ATGCACGGCTTGATGATGAACTATCCATTGACGCTTGCACAGATTTTGGAGCATGCGCACCGTGTACACGGCAGTAAGCGCGTTACCACACTTCTGCCCGATCAGACCTTCCATCGTTACAACTATTCTGAATTATACGAGCGCGTGAATCGGTTAGCGAACGCTATCGCCCAATTGGAAGTTATCCAACCAGGAGACAGGGTTGGGACCTACGCGTCCAATACCTATCAGCATCTGGAACTCTACTATGCGATTCCGTGCATCGGTGCTGTACTTCATCCGCTCAATGTTCGTCTCACTGCTGTTCAATTGGCACGGATTGTGAGCGAGGCAAAGGACAGAGTCATTTTTGTGGATGGCGCGTTTGCCGAGGAGTTTGAAGAGCTACGAGCGGAAATTGAATGTAATCGGGTGATCCACTTTAATTCGGACGCCAGGCATCCCGGTATTGCTTATGAACAGTTACTCTCTGAAGCCGAGCCAGTCTATTCATGGAATATCCGTGACGAAAACTGGGCGATGGGGCTTTGCTACACCAGTGGAACGCAAGGAGAACCGCGGGGAGTTCTCTATACCCATCGCTCCATGTTTCTCCACACACTTGCTGTAAATCAAGCCGATGTCTTCGGATTAACAGAGACAGATGTCGTTATGCCGCTCGTCCCGATGTTCCACGCGATGGCGTGGGGACTGCCCTATGCAGCTATGTTCGCTGGTGCGGATATAGTGCTTCCCAGTGCCAAGCCGGTGTGTCTCGCAGACCTCATTGCAGAGACAGGTGTCACCGTTGCTGCAGGAGTGCCAACAATCTGGGCAAAGGTTTATCCCGAATTATTGAAAAGGAAGCAGGACATCTCCACGTTGCGAAGATTGATAGTCGGCGGTGAGGCGATGCCACCTACACTCATTGAAGCTTATGAAAAGAATCTCGGTGTTGAAGTTTGCCATGCTTGGGGGATGACGGAGATGTCACCGACGGGGACGTTCTCGAAACTGCGCGGGGTGCATCAAAATTTGTCGGATGCTGAAAAGTGGCGAATTAAAGCGAAGCAAGGACGGCCCATACCGGGTGTTGAACTCCGCCTCGCAGCTGAAACATCTAACGGTTTCACGAAACTCCCCTGGAATGGTGAGGTCGTCGGGGAACTACAAGCGCGCAGTCCATGGACAGCAAGTCGCTATTACAATATTCAGCCTACAACGGAACATTTCACTGCCGACGGCTGGTTACGCACAGGAGACGTTGCCACTATTGACGTAGACGGTTATGTGCAGATTGTGGACCGCGCCAAAGCACTCATTCGAAGTGGTGGAGAGTCTATTTCAAGTATTGCCTTAGAAACTTCACTCCTAAAACACCCGTCTGTTCTTGAAGCAGCAGTTATCGGTGTACCGGATGAGAAGTGGGGCGAACGTCCATTCGCTATTATCGTCCTCACACAATGGGCGGATGAAAACATCTCAGAGGACCTTACCCAACACCTCTCTGTTGAATTCCCTAAGTTTTGGATTCCTGATCGGTTTGTCGTTGTTGATGAAATCCCGAAAACGAGCGTCGGAAAGTCCGATAAACGCGCGATTTTAGAAATGTTTGTATCCACTGGTAACAGGGGAGCGCAGGTTCCTGGTATCGCAAAACCTGTAGCCCGTAACGAAGTGGAGGGCGACTCTTGA